A window from Hemicordylus capensis ecotype Gifberg chromosome 2, rHemCap1.1.pri, whole genome shotgun sequence encodes these proteins:
- the TIMP2 gene encoding metalloproteinase inhibitor 2 isoform X3 gives MFKGPDQDIELIYTAPSSAMCGVSLDVGGKKEYLIAGKSEGNGKMHITLCDFIFPWDSLSATQKKSLNQRYQMGCECKISRCPSIPCYVSAQDECLWTDWVTEKNINGRQAKHYACIKRSDGSCAWYRGVAPPKQEFLDIEDP, from the exons ATGTTTAAAGGGCCGGACCAGGACATTGAATTAATCTACACAGCTCCTTCCTCAGCAATGTGTGGGGTGTCGCTGGATGTTGGCGGCAAGAAGGAATATCTGATTGCAG GCAAATCGGAGGGCAATGGCAAGATGCATATCACGCTGTGTGACTTCATTTTTCCTTGGGACTCCCTCAGCGCTACCCAGAAGAAGAGTCTAAACCAACGGTACCAGATGGGGTGTGAATGCAAG ATCTCCCGCTGCCCCTCCATCCCCTGCTACGTCTCTGCTCAGGATGAATGTCTGTGGACTGACTGGGTGACGGAGAAGAACATCAATGGGCGGCAGGCAAAACACTATGCCTGCATCAAGCGGAGTGATGGTTCATGCGCGTGGTACCGTGGAGTGGCCCCACCTAAGCAAGAGTTTCTTGATATCGAGGACCCTTGA
- the TIMP2 gene encoding metalloproteinase inhibitor 2 isoform X2 yields the protein MAKKRCTLLFSVMLETPSSKGLSTEGEVIRAKAVSEKEVDSGNDIYGNPIKRIQYEIKQIKMFKGPDQDIELIYTAPSSAMCGVSLDVGGKKEYLIAGKSEGNGKMHITLCDFIFPWDSLSATQKKSLNQRYQMGCECKISRCPSIPCYVSAQDECLWTDWVTEKNINGRQAKHYACIKRSDGSCAWYRGVAPPKQEFLDIEDP from the exons ATGGCAAAAAAAAGATGCACCCTCCTGTTTTCTGTGATGCTGGAAACTCCTAGCTCGAAAGGACtaagcacagaaggagaag TGATCAGAGCAAAGGCTGTCTCTGAGAAAGAGGTGGACTCTGGTAATGACATCTATGGGAACCCCATCAAGCGCATCCAGTATGAGATCAAGCAGATCAAG ATGTTTAAAGGGCCGGACCAGGACATTGAATTAATCTACACAGCTCCTTCCTCAGCAATGTGTGGGGTGTCGCTGGATGTTGGCGGCAAGAAGGAATATCTGATTGCAG GCAAATCGGAGGGCAATGGCAAGATGCATATCACGCTGTGTGACTTCATTTTTCCTTGGGACTCCCTCAGCGCTACCCAGAAGAAGAGTCTAAACCAACGGTACCAGATGGGGTGTGAATGCAAG ATCTCCCGCTGCCCCTCCATCCCCTGCTACGTCTCTGCTCAGGATGAATGTCTGTGGACTGACTGGGTGACGGAGAAGAACATCAATGGGCGGCAGGCAAAACACTATGCCTGCATCAAGCGGAGTGATGGTTCATGCGCGTGGTACCGTGGAGTGGCCCCACCTAAGCAAGAGTTTCTTGATATCGAGGACCCTTGA